The following coding sequences are from one Geothrix sp. window:
- a CDS encoding alkaline phosphatase family protein has translation MRRAAFFPLLVALALQAAPPVLLLSADGLGADQFTSRSMPKLWALSEQGRRGQGLPPFPATTFNGHVTMATGCWPEHHGVVANGYVDPATKALVPVASRAEDVQREPLWAAATRSGIRTAVFQWVGATGPWEGVSPWRLEVFRLGRPDSEALAFSEAALRDGAGLVMTYLSGTDEEGHLKGPRSAETATKLRQMDDELAPWLQRMLAAHPGLKVILAADHGMAPMRRRIHLPSLLDGIGCDLLTHGGSAYVYLQHPQDAEKALSRLRRAGLRAWRRDEVPGRLHLAGNDRVGDLVILAREGQWLSKARSSREEAEELHGRRGAHAYTADTRTMRTWLVVLGAGHGSLGPVALWDLAPTMASWLDIQWLRPPDGSPVPVLVGSH, from the coding sequence ATGCGTCGTGCCGCCTTTTTCCCTCTGCTGGTCGCCCTTGCCCTCCAGGCCGCCCCGCCCGTGCTCCTGCTCAGCGCGGATGGCCTGGGCGCGGACCAGTTCACATCCCGCTCCATGCCCAAGCTCTGGGCGCTGTCGGAGCAGGGCCGCCGCGGCCAGGGCCTCCCCCCCTTCCCCGCCACCACCTTCAACGGCCACGTGACCATGGCCACGGGCTGCTGGCCGGAGCACCACGGCGTGGTGGCCAATGGCTATGTGGATCCTGCCACGAAGGCCCTGGTGCCGGTCGCCTCCCGCGCGGAGGACGTGCAACGGGAACCCCTCTGGGCCGCAGCCACCCGCAGCGGCATCCGCACCGCCGTCTTCCAGTGGGTGGGTGCCACCGGCCCCTGGGAAGGCGTGAGCCCCTGGCGCCTGGAGGTCTTCCGCCTCGGCCGGCCGGATTCGGAGGCCCTGGCCTTCAGCGAGGCCGCGCTCCGGGATGGCGCGGGCCTGGTCATGACCTACCTCTCCGGAACCGACGAGGAGGGCCACCTGAAGGGCCCCCGCAGCGCCGAGACCGCCACCAAGCTGAGACAGATGGACGACGAGCTGGCGCCCTGGCTCCAGCGCATGCTGGCCGCGCATCCGGGCCTGAAGGTGATCCTCGCGGCGGACCATGGCATGGCGCCCATGCGCCGCCGCATCCACCTGCCCAGCCTGCTGGACGGCATCGGTTGCGATCTGCTGACCCATGGCGGCAGCGCCTACGTCTACCTCCAGCACCCGCAGGATGCGGAGAAGGCCCTGTCGCGCCTCCGTCGCGCGGGACTGAGGGCCTGGAGGCGGGATGAGGTCCCCGGCAGACTCCACCTGGCGGGCAATGACCGGGTCGGCGACCTGGTGATCCTTGCCAGGGAAGGCCAGTGGCTGTCCAAGGCACGCTCCAGCCGCGAGGAGGCTGAAGAGCTGCACGGCCGTCGCGGTGCCCATGCCTACACCGCCGACACCAGGACCATGCGCACCTGGCTCGTGGTCCTGGGCGCCGGCCACGGCTCCCTCGGCCCCGTGGCCCTCTGGGACCTGGCCCCCACCATGGCCTCCTGGCTGGACATCCAGTGGCTCAGGCCGCCGGATGGAAGCCCCGTTCCCGTCCTGGTCGGAAGTCACTAG
- a CDS encoding class I SAM-dependent rRNA methyltransferase: MTTPRWPYPLLRLKPGKEALISKRHPWVFSGALAKPSDAALVRLADDSGCVLGIGTASPTNPLAARIFRFEDAPLDEAFFRERFESALALRKELGLWDPEGGCRWIFGEGDGLPGLVVDRYASALVLQVGTAGLELLRETWWPILFELGKREGITAFVERSQSGRRDEGLDPVNRLLKGSLAGPVTVREGDAKLTVDLLRGQKTGFFLDQREHRLQLGRVSQGKRVLNAFGYTGGFSIHAGLGGAVEVATLDISAPALDQAERDWAANGLDPASHIRMEGDAFELMRQLEPLGWDRVIVDPPAFAKQRKDVDKAFKAYKDVFRLGARATAPGGMLWCFSCSQHLDRTRFQEAVWTALLEAGREARVLAHLGQPSDHPYALNHPEGFYLKGLWLSVG; encoded by the coding sequence ATGACCACCCCCCGTTGGCCCTATCCCCTGCTCCGCCTCAAACCGGGCAAAGAGGCGTTGATCTCCAAGCGGCACCCCTGGGTGTTCTCGGGGGCGCTGGCCAAGCCCTCCGACGCGGCCCTGGTGCGGTTGGCGGACGATTCCGGCTGCGTGCTGGGCATCGGCACGGCCAGTCCGACGAATCCCCTGGCGGCTCGGATCTTCCGTTTCGAGGACGCGCCCCTGGACGAGGCCTTCTTCCGCGAGCGGTTCGAATCGGCCCTGGCCCTGAGGAAGGAGCTGGGCCTGTGGGATCCCGAAGGCGGCTGCCGCTGGATCTTCGGCGAGGGCGATGGCCTGCCGGGCCTGGTGGTCGATCGTTATGCCTCGGCCCTGGTGCTGCAGGTGGGCACGGCGGGCCTGGAGCTTCTGCGGGAGACCTGGTGGCCCATTCTCTTCGAGCTCGGCAAGCGCGAGGGCATCACGGCCTTCGTGGAGCGCAGCCAGTCCGGCCGCCGCGACGAGGGCCTGGATCCCGTGAACCGCCTGCTCAAGGGCAGCCTCGCGGGCCCGGTCACGGTTCGCGAAGGCGACGCCAAGCTCACCGTGGACCTGCTGCGCGGCCAGAAGACCGGCTTCTTCCTGGATCAGCGGGAGCATCGCCTGCAGCTGGGCCGGGTGTCGCAGGGCAAGCGCGTGCTCAACGCCTTCGGCTACACCGGTGGCTTCAGCATCCACGCTGGGTTGGGGGGCGCTGTGGAAGTCGCAACGCTGGACATCAGCGCCCCGGCCCTGGACCAGGCGGAGCGGGACTGGGCCGCCAACGGCCTGGATCCGGCCTCGCACATCCGCATGGAGGGTGATGCCTTCGAGCTCATGCGGCAGCTGGAGCCCCTGGGTTGGGACCGCGTCATCGTGGATCCGCCCGCCTTCGCCAAACAGCGCAAGGACGTGGACAAGGCCTTCAAGGCCTACAAGGACGTCTTCCGCCTGGGCGCCCGCGCCACCGCGCCCGGCGGCATGCTCTGGTGCTTCTCCTGCAGCCAGCACCTGGACCGCACCCGCTTCCAGGAAGCCGTGTGGACCGCGCTGCTCGAAGCCGGCCGCGAAGCCCGCGTGCTGGCACACCTGGGTCAGCCGTCGGATCATCCCTACGCCCTGAACCATCCCGAGGGGTTCTACCTCAAGGGGTTGTGGCTGAGCGTGGGTTAG
- the ttcA gene encoding tRNA 2-thiocytidine(32) synthetase TtcA — MSNPCALPSLALPPTEADLKTLPKLERKLARRLGETNAAYNLIEDGDRILVAVSGGKDSWALLDVLERLRKRAPVTFAVEAATVDPGFPQFNPDPIAEVCERLGVPHHVIPAPIDKMVRSKPEELPCIICSRLRRGVLYSFAKQHGYTKIALGHHLDDLIETLLINLFFEGRLSTMPLRLVSDDGANTVIRPLGTCEEKDLQRYAWLRGFPIVPCGCPLCGCSSLESRRKQVKELIGSMEGSIPRLKASMLGAMGNVKLSHLLDLNLGALHAKGVDEAVERLG; from the coding sequence GTGAGCAATCCCTGCGCCCTGCCCAGCCTGGCCCTGCCACCCACCGAGGCTGACCTCAAGACCCTGCCCAAGCTGGAGCGGAAGCTCGCGCGGCGCCTCGGCGAAACCAACGCTGCCTACAACCTGATCGAGGACGGCGACCGCATCCTCGTGGCCGTCAGCGGCGGCAAGGACTCCTGGGCCCTGCTGGACGTGCTGGAGCGGCTGCGGAAGCGGGCTCCCGTGACCTTCGCCGTGGAAGCCGCCACGGTGGATCCGGGCTTCCCCCAGTTCAACCCCGATCCCATCGCCGAGGTCTGTGAACGCCTGGGCGTGCCCCACCACGTGATCCCCGCCCCCATCGACAAGATGGTGCGCAGCAAGCCCGAGGAGCTGCCCTGCATCATCTGTTCGCGGCTGCGGCGCGGGGTGCTCTACTCCTTCGCCAAGCAGCACGGCTACACCAAGATCGCCCTGGGCCACCACCTGGACGACCTGATCGAGACGCTGCTCATCAACCTGTTCTTCGAGGGGCGCCTCAGCACCATGCCTCTGCGCCTCGTGAGCGACGACGGCGCCAACACCGTCATCCGTCCCCTGGGCACCTGCGAGGAGAAGGATCTGCAGCGCTACGCCTGGCTGCGGGGCTTCCCCATCGTGCCCTGCGGCTGCCCCCTCTGCGGCTGCTCCAGCCTCGAGAGCCGCCGCAAGCAGGTGAAGGAACTCATTGGCTCCATGGAAGGCAGCATCCCGCGGCTGAAGGCCTCCATGCTCGGCGCCATGGGCAACGTGAAGCTGAGCCACCTGCTCGACTTGAACCTGGGCGCCCTGCATGCCAAGGGCGTGGATGAGGCCGTGGAGCGCTTGGGCTAA
- a CDS encoding Rrf2 family transcriptional regulator, with protein MKISARGRYSMQALFDLAHHSHGQPVPLHVIAERQKLSLPFLEQIFNKLKKAGVVASVRGPKGGYILTRPCNQVSVGEVLRLTDSSFYAAAKEDPRTANKTLLADERMSKLLWNRLNDHISAFMEKVTFADLCSETSSNTCPDCTCPEYVKDVQGQIVRGERKACGVM; from the coding sequence GTGAAGATCTCGGCCCGAGGCAGGTACAGCATGCAGGCCCTGTTCGACCTGGCTCACCACAGCCACGGCCAGCCGGTGCCCCTGCACGTGATCGCCGAGCGCCAGAAGCTCTCCCTGCCCTTCCTCGAACAGATCTTCAACAAGCTCAAGAAGGCCGGTGTCGTCGCCAGCGTCCGTGGCCCCAAGGGCGGCTACATCCTCACGCGGCCCTGCAACCAGGTGAGCGTGGGCGAGGTGCTGCGCCTCACGGACAGCAGCTTCTATGCCGCCGCCAAGGAAGATCCCAGGACCGCCAACAAGACGCTGTTGGCCGACGAACGCATGAGCAAGCTGCTCTGGAACCGGCTGAACGACCACATCTCCGCCTTCATGGAGAAGGTCACCTTCGCGGACCTGTGTTCCGAGACCTCCAGCAACACCTGCCCCGACTGCACCTGCCCCGAATACGTGAAGGACGTCCAGGGCCAGATTGTACGGGGTGAGCGCAAAGCCTGCGGCGTGATGTGA
- a CDS encoding thioredoxin family protein, protein MRAVVLALATSVLLARQPAVVAAPPPGALPAGPLLDTRDGQPLLLGETTAKAILAHRAAYRDNLAKVKVNAKVKARWLAVRHPFTLVVAFGSWCADSQYHLPYLLALEADPNPFIEVCYLGVNRDKKLDPGAWPKGVEPQALHRVPTFYLFATQPGGAQKLMGTVVENPPREGQSMAEALVELVEAATKAL, encoded by the coding sequence ATGAGAGCCGTCGTTCTGGCCTTGGCCACTTCCGTTCTGCTGGCACGGCAGCCGGCCGTCGTGGCGGCTCCTCCGCCCGGGGCGCTCCCCGCGGGACCCCTGCTGGATACCCGCGACGGCCAGCCGCTGCTGCTCGGCGAGACGACGGCCAAGGCCATCCTGGCCCACCGGGCGGCGTACCGCGACAACCTGGCCAAGGTGAAGGTGAACGCCAAGGTGAAGGCCCGCTGGCTGGCCGTCCGGCATCCTTTCACGCTGGTGGTGGCGTTCGGCTCCTGGTGCGCCGACAGCCAATACCACCTGCCGTACCTGCTGGCCCTGGAGGCGGACCCGAACCCCTTCATCGAGGTGTGCTACCTCGGCGTGAACCGGGACAAGAAGCTGGACCCCGGCGCCTGGCCGAAGGGTGTGGAACCCCAGGCTTTGCACCGTGTGCCGACCTTCTACCTGTTCGCCACCCAGCCCGGTGGCGCCCAGAAGCTGATGGGAACCGTGGTGGAGAACCCTCCCCGCGAGGGGCAGAGCATGGCCGAGGCACTGGTGGAGCTGGTGGAGGCGGCCACAAAGGCGCTTTAG
- a CDS encoding ABC transporter substrate-binding protein — protein MRWRSFILAFSLLSGLWSGDRVLVGVDEWTTLNPLLAGQDSDFEALDLLFDRLVTIDAKGNYIPELLESWVILRGGREVVLKLRPGMTWHDGKPIEAADVVFTWTALRLPRVRQIADTAGGVTSLDSLTAEGPLTVRIRLKRPRGTLLNDLYNFIPVPRHLYQVGAKPKDAPVNFQPVGSGPYRLVGTATTKRFAMVRWDGYHGVHPGKALSFEYWDAPRDKTLLPNFEAEKVHYSKASQLPHYLVRKGAQGSGLVQPISVPYASIGAYFLNCDPKRSLLGDLALRQVIGELSPWRDLARARRFFPSRLAKGFWPPESWAHDPEPRPLPQVDRAMAILDAGGWRPGPDGVRRDAKGRRLDLVLYEPISPVRPSAAHLLAAQAARVGMHIEVRTISFADLTDKASNHDGDIWNFGWTLALDPDVDSPLFTLEGYRTRANVSSYLNPEIDRLFDAGRHTLDPEARKRVYREISRLIDRDKPIIPIDYSQTRVLVHRRLQGVTFNLLGQSYGFWPGRRGWMLEGS, from the coding sequence ATGCGTTGGCGCTCCTTCATCCTGGCATTCAGCCTGCTCTCGGGCCTGTGGTCCGGGGACAGGGTCCTTGTGGGGGTGGACGAATGGACCACGCTGAACCCCCTGCTGGCAGGCCAGGATTCCGATTTCGAAGCGCTGGATCTCCTCTTCGATCGCCTGGTGACCATTGATGCCAAGGGGAACTACATACCTGAGCTGCTGGAGTCCTGGGTCATTCTCAGGGGCGGGCGGGAGGTGGTCCTCAAGCTCCGGCCCGGCATGACCTGGCACGATGGGAAACCCATCGAAGCCGCAGACGTGGTGTTCACATGGACGGCACTCCGGCTGCCCCGCGTGAGGCAGATCGCCGACACGGCCGGTGGCGTGACGAGCCTCGACAGCCTGACCGCCGAGGGTCCATTGACGGTGAGAATCAGGCTGAAGCGCCCCCGGGGCACCCTGCTGAACGACCTGTACAACTTCATCCCTGTTCCCAGGCATCTCTACCAGGTGGGCGCCAAGCCGAAGGATGCCCCCGTGAACTTCCAGCCGGTGGGGTCCGGGCCCTACCGGCTGGTGGGCACCGCCACGACCAAGCGGTTTGCCATGGTGCGCTGGGACGGCTACCACGGGGTCCACCCGGGCAAGGCCCTTTCATTCGAATACTGGGATGCCCCGAGAGACAAGACGCTCCTTCCCAACTTCGAAGCGGAGAAGGTCCACTACTCGAAAGCCAGCCAGCTTCCCCACTACCTGGTGCGCAAAGGCGCCCAGGGTAGCGGCCTGGTGCAGCCGATCTCGGTGCCCTATGCCTCCATCGGCGCCTACTTCCTGAACTGCGACCCCAAGCGCAGCCTGCTCGGTGATCTGGCCCTGAGACAGGTCATCGGGGAGCTCTCACCCTGGCGGGACCTGGCGCGGGCCAGGCGCTTCTTCCCGAGCCGACTCGCCAAGGGCTTCTGGCCGCCGGAAAGCTGGGCCCACGATCCGGAGCCGCGTCCCTTGCCCCAGGTGGATCGGGCCATGGCCATCCTGGATGCGGGCGGATGGAGGCCGGGGCCGGATGGCGTCCGCCGGGATGCGAAGGGCCGGCGTCTCGACCTGGTGCTCTACGAGCCCATCTCCCCCGTCCGTCCGAGTGCGGCTCATCTGCTGGCGGCGCAGGCGGCCCGGGTGGGGATGCACATCGAGGTCCGGACCATTTCGTTCGCGGACTTGACCGACAAGGCTTCGAACCATGACGGGGACATCTGGAACTTCGGATGGACCCTGGCCCTGGACCCCGACGTGGACAGCCCCCTGTTCACGCTCGAGGGATACCGGACCCGCGCGAACGTGAGCAGCTACCTGAACCCGGAGATCGATCGCCTGTTTGATGCCGGACGGCACACCCTCGATCCGGAGGCCCGGAAGCGCGTCTATCGGGAGATCTCACGCCTGATCGATCGGGACAAGCCCATCATCCCGATCGACTATTCGCAGACCCGGGTGCTGGTCCACCGGCGTCTCCAGGGGGTCACCTTCAACCTGCTGGGCCAGAGCTACGGCTTCTGGCCAGGACGGCGCGGCTGGATGCTGGAAGGCTCCTGA
- a CDS encoding ABC transporter substrate-binding protein yields MRGLLACLFAALSLGAQPISVALDKPVMSLNPLLLSREVEVQVVDLVFDRLVALDERGEFVPQLLEGWEISKDGRNVLLKLRPGLTWQDGSPIEAEDLVATWRMLSLPQVRKVNDLVGVRTLDSLVAEGPHRVRIRLKAARASLLSDLYNFQPVPRRRYAQGSEELKHPLNYAPIGSGPYRVLPGAHATEIQLQLWSGYHGSHPGRWDAFRFRVQPQDKAEYGRQLRAREYHFGELDWFRHYLLRRGAFGDGSLIAQSTPLSSFNTFWFNCNPERSLLGDVRLRRALAEALPWEFLKAQRRLRAERLASSLWPPQSWAFDQAVAPLPRAERAAAMLEAAGWRLGPDGVRRDAKGRLLHLVMFSAWGYSGRDHADAFCDALRKVGVEIDLRRTPVDEPYTMSTKGEGDIWDYAWNTGLDPDNESPLFSSDGIASGSNVTGYRNPEVDRLFERGRHELDPVRRRSLYLKINELIQNDQPLLQLTYGVAYLVLDRRLRGVGFNPLGQTYGYVPGRRGWWLDG; encoded by the coding sequence ATGCGCGGACTGCTGGCCTGTCTCTTCGCGGCGCTCTCCCTGGGGGCGCAGCCCATCTCGGTGGCGCTGGACAAGCCGGTCATGAGCCTGAATCCCCTCCTGCTCTCCCGTGAGGTCGAGGTCCAGGTGGTGGATCTGGTCTTCGACCGGCTGGTGGCCTTGGATGAACGCGGCGAGTTCGTCCCCCAGCTGCTCGAGGGGTGGGAGATCTCAAAGGATGGGCGGAATGTCCTGCTGAAGCTCCGCCCCGGCCTGACCTGGCAGGATGGCTCTCCCATCGAGGCCGAAGACCTGGTGGCAACCTGGCGCATGCTGTCGCTGCCCCAGGTGCGGAAGGTCAACGACCTGGTCGGCGTCCGCACCCTGGATAGCCTGGTGGCCGAAGGGCCGCATCGGGTGAGGATCCGCCTGAAGGCGGCCCGCGCCTCCCTGCTGTCGGATCTGTACAACTTCCAGCCCGTTCCCCGCCGGCGCTATGCGCAGGGCTCCGAAGAGCTGAAGCACCCCTTGAACTACGCACCCATCGGATCGGGGCCCTACCGCGTCCTGCCCGGCGCCCATGCGACGGAGATCCAGCTCCAGCTGTGGAGCGGCTACCACGGATCGCATCCTGGCCGCTGGGATGCATTCCGCTTCCGGGTCCAGCCACAGGACAAGGCCGAGTACGGAAGGCAGCTCCGGGCGCGGGAGTACCACTTCGGCGAGCTCGACTGGTTCCGCCACTACCTGCTTCGACGGGGCGCCTTTGGCGATGGCAGCCTCATCGCCCAATCCACGCCGTTGTCCTCGTTCAACACGTTCTGGTTCAACTGCAATCCCGAACGGAGCCTCCTGGGCGACGTGCGGCTGCGGAGGGCGCTCGCGGAGGCCCTGCCCTGGGAGTTCCTCAAGGCCCAGCGGAGGCTCCGGGCCGAGCGGCTGGCATCGAGCCTCTGGCCGCCCCAGAGCTGGGCCTTCGATCAGGCGGTGGCACCCCTCCCTCGGGCGGAACGGGCGGCGGCCATGCTGGAAGCGGCCGGCTGGAGGCTGGGTCCGGACGGGGTCCGCCGGGACGCCAAGGGGCGCCTGCTCCATCTCGTCATGTTCTCCGCCTGGGGCTACTCGGGACGGGACCATGCCGATGCCTTCTGCGATGCCCTCCGCAAGGTCGGAGTCGAGATCGATCTGCGGCGCACGCCCGTCGATGAGCCCTACACCATGTCCACCAAGGGGGAGGGGGACATCTGGGACTACGCCTGGAACACCGGTCTGGATCCGGACAATGAAAGCCCGCTGTTCTCGTCGGACGGCATTGCCAGCGGCAGCAATGTCACTGGATACCGGAACCCGGAGGTGGACCGCCTGTTCGAGAGGGGACGGCACGAACTGGACCCGGTTCGGCGACGGAGCCTCTACCTGAAGATCAACGAGCTCATCCAGAATGACCAGCCGTTGCTTCAGCTGACCTACGGCGTGGCCTACCTGGTCCTGGACCGGCGCCTGCGTGGCGTCGGATTCAATCCGCTCGGGCAGACCTACGGCTACGTGCCCGGTCGGCGGGGCTGGTGGCTGGATGGGTGA
- a CDS encoding helix-turn-helix transcriptional regulator, translating into MAVTKTPRKKPVSTTEKVEEAVPKSKAAPAKKAAAKKAEAKIVEPKVAETEVAETKAAEPKAKPAAKAPSKTKASKAAAKTVETSAEVPAQPAPEPKPAVVKAPASPVLTPLAQAILTAICEGRAVEFIFADAEANAPRTFEPRHLTFDALSQAWYAWGWDRRYNAERHHCVDLLAEVNAVEGVGRAAQGPYAEGTPANQIGGWLGGEPIAVKASLAKQWVFAVKQAPPAFPSFKLEDQGDGQALVTFSATDLRAIARWAMQFGDGIQVLEPARLVDRIKQVGAVWAGRERQAPMPAAPKAAPRPEPPPEQPRRHEARPHREARPEREARPEREARPERERDEAPKSKPGKVEIIRFDRL; encoded by the coding sequence ATGGCCGTGACCAAGACCCCCCGCAAGAAGCCCGTGAGCACCACCGAGAAGGTGGAGGAAGCCGTCCCCAAGAGCAAGGCCGCCCCGGCCAAAAAGGCCGCTGCCAAGAAGGCCGAAGCCAAGATCGTCGAGCCCAAGGTGGCCGAAACCGAGGTTGCCGAGACCAAGGCCGCTGAGCCGAAGGCCAAGCCCGCTGCCAAGGCGCCTTCGAAAACCAAGGCGTCCAAGGCTGCGGCCAAGACCGTTGAAACCAGCGCTGAGGTCCCCGCCCAGCCTGCTCCCGAGCCCAAGCCAGCCGTGGTGAAGGCGCCGGCCTCTCCCGTCCTGACCCCCCTGGCCCAGGCCATCCTGACCGCGATCTGCGAAGGCCGGGCCGTGGAATTCATCTTCGCGGATGCCGAGGCCAATGCGCCCCGCACCTTCGAACCCCGGCACCTCACCTTCGACGCCCTCAGCCAGGCCTGGTACGCCTGGGGCTGGGACCGCCGCTACAACGCCGAGCGCCATCACTGCGTCGACCTGCTGGCGGAGGTCAATGCCGTCGAGGGCGTCGGCCGCGCGGCCCAGGGCCCCTACGCCGAGGGCACGCCCGCCAACCAGATCGGTGGCTGGCTGGGTGGAGAACCCATCGCCGTGAAGGCCAGCCTGGCGAAGCAGTGGGTCTTCGCCGTGAAACAGGCGCCTCCCGCCTTCCCCAGCTTCAAGCTGGAGGATCAGGGTGATGGCCAGGCCCTGGTCACCTTCTCCGCCACGGACCTCCGGGCCATCGCGCGCTGGGCCATGCAGTTCGGCGACGGCATCCAGGTGCTGGAGCCGGCCCGGCTCGTGGATCGCATCAAACAGGTGGGTGCCGTCTGGGCCGGCCGGGAACGCCAGGCCCCCATGCCTGCAGCACCCAAGGCCGCCCCCCGGCCGGAGCCCCCACCCGAGCAGCCCCGCCGCCATGAGGCCCGCCCCCATCGCGAGGCCCGCCCGGAACGGGAAGCCCGTCCTGAGCGGGAAGCCCGCCCCGAACGCGAGCGCGATGAGGCCCCCAAGTCCAAGCCCGGCAAGGTGGAGATCATCCGCTTCGACCGGCTCTGA
- a CDS encoding tyrosine recombinase gives MPRPRTVEEPEHGWPLGWSASLLEFRTYLAVERGLSGNTTSGYISDLNHLAAWACDQEVPAEALTRDQLTAFLVSQQATGKAPRSLARMSSSLRAFLTFLRMEGGGGAGPEAIVKPPRPPRILPRTLGESQVEALLNAPDTTTALGVRDRAWLELLYASGLRVSELAGLPALSVFLDEGFLKVTGKGRKERLIPFGTGAERWIRTWLTLRPGFKPKGGELFVGQRGEGLTRQHLWRLLKGYARTAGLRAAAVSPHVLRHAFATHLLDHGADLRAVQAMLGHADISTTQIYTHVHQARLRALYDQLHPRSGG, from the coding sequence ATGCCCCGTCCCCGGACTGTCGAGGAACCCGAACACGGCTGGCCCCTCGGCTGGAGCGCCAGCCTGCTGGAATTCCGTACCTACCTGGCCGTGGAGCGGGGCCTGTCCGGCAATACCACGTCGGGCTACATCTCGGACCTGAACCACCTGGCGGCCTGGGCCTGCGATCAGGAGGTTCCTGCCGAGGCCCTCACCCGCGACCAGCTCACGGCGTTCCTCGTTTCCCAGCAGGCCACGGGCAAGGCGCCCCGCAGCCTCGCCCGGATGAGTTCGAGCCTCCGGGCCTTCCTGACCTTCCTCCGCATGGAGGGCGGTGGCGGGGCGGGGCCCGAGGCCATCGTGAAACCGCCCCGACCGCCAAGGATCCTGCCCCGCACCCTGGGGGAAAGCCAGGTCGAGGCCCTGCTCAACGCCCCGGATACGACCACGGCACTGGGGGTGCGGGACCGTGCCTGGCTGGAGCTCCTCTACGCCTCGGGCCTGCGCGTCTCCGAGCTGGCGGGGCTTCCGGCCTTGTCCGTGTTCCTCGATGAGGGCTTCCTGAAGGTGACGGGCAAGGGCCGCAAGGAGCGGCTCATCCCCTTCGGCACCGGTGCGGAGCGCTGGATCCGGACCTGGCTCACCCTGCGGCCCGGCTTCAAGCCCAAGGGTGGCGAGCTCTTCGTGGGCCAGCGCGGCGAGGGTCTCACCCGCCAGCACCTCTGGCGCCTGCTCAAAGGCTATGCGCGTACCGCAGGACTCCGCGCCGCGGCCGTGAGCCCCCACGTGCTCCGCCATGCCTTCGCCACCCACCTGCTGGATCACGGCGCCGACCTCCGCGCCGTCCAGGCCATGCTCGGCCACGCCGACATCAGCACGACCCAGATCTACACCCACGTCCATCAGGCCCGCCTGCGCGCCCTCTACGACCAGCTGCACCCGCGCTCCGGCGGCTGA
- the acpP gene encoding acyl carrier protein — MADVRKKVIAIIAEQLAKPEDSISESSHFVDDLGADSLDTVEIIMAIEEAFSLEIPESEQEKIRTVGDAISYIEKHAKA, encoded by the coding sequence ATGGCTGATGTGCGCAAGAAGGTCATTGCTATTATCGCTGAGCAGCTGGCCAAGCCCGAAGATTCCATTTCCGAATCCAGCCACTTCGTGGACGATCTCGGCGCCGACAGTCTCGATACCGTCGAGATCATCATGGCGATCGAGGAGGCCTTCAGCCTCGAGATCCCCGAGAGCGAGCAGGAGAAGATCCGCACCGTGGGCGATGCGATCTCCTACATCGAGAAGCACGCGAAGGCTTGA